A genomic region of Arachis stenosperma cultivar V10309 chromosome 9, arast.V10309.gnm1.PFL2, whole genome shotgun sequence contains the following coding sequences:
- the LOC130948900 gene encoding putative disease resistance RPP13-like protein 1, translating to MSMLHMSQAGSSYQLDIHIYDAYFGYDWNMLLLLSLEMDVYLQGVNIYVGKKLSSILEDDDFVLQGNHSARKLLEKLDDYLCDVEPVLDDAELKQFGNDRVKKWLVDLQDALYMADDFLDELSTKAATATPRDPGNSSPWSHSVDSTIEDNGVNVIEKIVGTLEFLVGRKDKLGLINSAKLDTSWRIPSTSLVVSSDIFGRDEDKENIIKLLLDDTYDAESPVTVIPIVGMGGIGKTTLAQLVYNDTKVVAKFETRAWVYVAENSDPDNVTRTIAGEIDFPPCNMDNFDSLQTDLKMKLTGKTFLVVLDDVWHDQRETWEDFLKPFRYGSNGSKILLTTRSEKVASVFATNNLHYRLSLLLEEDCWSVFLKHSSISTNSKQYTTLEPIGRKIIEKCKGLPLAVKTLGGLLLNKYYEGDWENIFESEIWELSENDSKIVPALRVSYHYLPSHLKRCFVYCSLYPEDYEFDKDELILLWMTEDLLQAKGNNRLENIGCAYFDELVARSFFQPSSTNKKLFVMHDLIHDLAIFIAGKFHFHLNEWENLHMIDSKTRHLLVTEYKGSFHLFQEAYNRAVHMRTFLDLSVFDSFQSIDIESNPWLLQQRLRVLSFYSFTIESLPDSIGELIHLRYLNLSHTPIVALSESICKLYNLQTLKLRNCTKLEMLPSCMHDLVNLRHLDTRGASCLKEMPKKMSKLKHLNFLSYYIVGAQEENGIRELGTLDNLDGSFCISKLENVKNSGEALEAKMGNKKHITL from the exons ATGTCAATGCTCCATATGTCACAGGCAGGATCCTC GTATCAACTTGATATACATATATATGATGCGTATTTTGGATATGATTGGaatatgttgttgttgttgtctttGGAAATGGATGTTTATTTACAGGGAGTTAATATTTATGTTGGTAAG AAGTTGTCTTCAATACTTGAAGATGATGACTTTGTCCTCCAAGGAAACCACTCTGCTCGGAAGTTGCTTGAAAAGTTGGATGATTATCTGTGTGATGTTGAACCTGTGCTTGATGATGCTGAGCTGAAGCAGTTCGGTAACGATAGAGTGAAGAAGTGGCTTGTTGATCTCCAAGATGCTCTCTATATGGCTGATGACTTTCTCGATGAACTCTCCACTAAAGCTGCCACGGCCACTCCAAGGGATCCAGGTAACTCTTCTCCCTGGTCTCACTCTGTTGATTCAACTATTGAAGATAATGGTGTCAATGTCATCGAAAAAATAGTTGGCACACTAGAGTTTCTTGTAGGGCGAAAAGATAAACTTGGTCTGATAAACAGTGCCAAGTTGGACACATCATGGAGAATCCCATCCACATCTCTTGTTGTGAGTTCTGACATATTTGGTCGCGACGAAGACAAGGAGAACATAATCAAATTGCTGTTAGATGATACCTATGATGCCGAATCACCTGTGACTGTGATCCCCATCGTGGGTATGGGTGGAATAGGAAAAACTACTTTGGCTCAACTGGTTTACAATGATACCAAAGTCGTGGCAAAATTTGAGACTAGAGCATGGGTGTATGTTGCTGAAAATTCTGACCCTGATAATGTTACAAGGACAATAGCAGGGGAAATAGATTTTCCTCCCTGTAACATGGATAACTTTGATTCACTTCAGACTGATTTGAAAATGAAGTTGACAGGAAAGacatttttagttgttttggaTGATGTCTGGCATGATCAACGAGAAACATGGGAGGATTTTCTGAAACCTTTTCGATACGGGAGTAATGGAAGTAAGATTCTCCTTACAACTCGTAGTGAAAAGGTTGCTTCTGTGTTCGCAACTAACAATCTACATTATCGACTAAGTTTATTGTTGGAGGAAGATTGTTGGTCGGTATTTTTGAAGCATTCATCTATTTCTACTAATTCTAAACAATATACAACTCTAGAACCAATTGGTagaaaaattattgaaaagTGTAAGGGGTTACCTTTAGCTGTGAAAACACTTGGAGGTTTATTGCTCAATAAGTATTATGAAGGGGACTGGGAAAATATATTTGAAAGTGAAATTTGGGAACTCTCGGAAAATGATAGTAAGATTGTTCCTGCGTTAAGAGTTAGTTATCACTACCTCCCTTCACATTTAAAGAGGTGTTTTGTTTATTGCTCGTTATATCCTGAGGATTATGAATTTGACAAAGATGAATTAATTCTATTATGGATGACAGAAGATCTTTTACAAGCAAAGGGAAACAACAGATTAGAAAATATTGGTTGTGCATATTTTGATGAATTGGTTGCAAGGTCTTTTTTTCAACCTTCTAGTACCAATAAAAAGTTATTTGTAATGCATGATCTCATACATGATCTAGCAATATTTATTGCTGGGAAATTCCATTTCCACCTCAATGAATGGGAAAATCTACACATGATAGACAGCAAAACTCGTCATCTGTTGGTTACTGAATATAAGGGTAGCTTCCACTTATTTCAAGAAGCCTATAATAGAGCAGTACACATGAGAACATTTTTAGATCTGTCTGTGTTTGACAGTTTTCAATCAATTGATATTGAAAGCAATCCTTGGTTATTACAACAACGATTGAGAGTTTTGTcattttattcatttactatAGAGTCATTGCCCGATTCAATAGGTGAATTGATTCATTTGCGTTATTTGAATCTCTCTCACACACCTATTGTGGCATTGTCTGAGTCAATATGTAAATTATACAATCTCCAAACCTTGAAGTTGAGGAATTGTACAAAACTAGAGATGCTTCCGAGCTGCATGCACGATCTTGTGAACCTGCGCCACCTTGATACTCGAGGTGCTTCTTGTCTGAAAGAGATGCCGAAAAAAATGAGCAAGTTAAAGCATCTAAACTTCTTAAGCTACTATATAGTCGGCGCGCAAGAAGAGAATGGGATAAGAGAACTGGGTACGCTGGACAATCTTGATGGCTCATTTTGCATTTCCAAGTTGGAGAACGTCAAGAATAGTGGTGAAGCTTTGGAGGCAAAAATGGGTAACAAGAAGCACATCACactttaa
- the LOC130948471 gene encoding putative disease resistance RPP13-like protein 1 encodes MASKLEGGAYLSSFVDAISKKLSSILEDDSILEGDYSTRKSLQKLDDCLCDVEPVLDDAELKQFGNNRVKKWLVDLQDALYLADDFLNELSTKAATATPRDPGNSYDWSRPVDSIIEDSGVNVIENIVGTLESLVERKDKLGLDKSVKLDTSWRLPSTSLVVSSDVFGRDKDKENIIELLLDDTCDAESLVTVIPIVGMGGIGKTTLAQLVYNDAKVMGKFDTRAWVCVPENPDLVHLTRTIIGAIDSSPRDQDNFDLLQTNLKEKLTGKTFLIVLDDVWHDQRDMWEDFLKPFRYGNNGSKILLTTRNENVASVFAPNNLHYRLNLLSKEDCWLLFLKHSSVSTNSKQYTTLEIIGRKIVEKCKGLPLAVKTLGGLLRNKHNEGDWENVLKSEIWELSNSKIVPALRVSYHYLPSHLKRCFVYCSLYPQDYEFDKDNLILLWMAEDLLQLKKNNTLKNIGCAYFDELVARSFFQPSNAERGLFVMHDLMHDLATFFAGKFYFKLERSENLHRVDSKICHLSFSSRSRDIITSFGEACKRAVHLRTALDFSSHRQSIDVVSKPWLLQQQLRVLSFRIKSLPESIGELIYLRYLNLSGARIVTLPKSICKLYNLQILKLRDCYKLKMLPSRMQDLENLHHLDIRGVSLLKEMPKKMSKLKHLNFLSNYIIGEHEENGIRELGTLDNLHGSFHIRNLEKIKNSDEALEAKMGNKKHINTLKLEWLPGGYTDNVKTERHILDELQPHENLNKLSIKGYPGKTFPDWLGLSRYSSMTELSLNSVSCCKLPSLGQLPSLQHLELSNFNWLVEIGLEFYNKNDGSFQQETPFKSLETLVFNNMSCWKEWHFPDEFDGFPKLRSLSMRCCPKLRGSLPAHLPALEELTIAKCSKLVCSLPRAPKIHQLHFGNYKAQPHNLDISETHLAQPVLEWVPHLQSLHVECLEILKCWSLISISADYLPASLTKIHVQGCDSLSSFQLGLLPNLKKLTIMECRSMKCVVVPQALPGLRYLSISHCRSLVSLPALGLAAPHLEELHLWNCPEIDCFADECLPASLKTLKVKQCEKLASWITSKGLQSQFTSPILVTNKF; translated from the coding sequence ATGGCTTCAAAACTTGAAGGTGGAGCATATCTCTCTTCTTTTGTTGATGCTATTTCAAAGAAGCTGTCTTCAATACTTGAAGATGACTCTATCCTCGAAGGTGACTACTCTACTCGGAAGTCGCTTCAAAAGTTGGATGATTGTCTGTGTGATGTTGAACCTGTGCTTGATGATGCTGAGCTGAAGCAGTTCGGCAACAATAGAGTGAAGAAGTGGCTTGTTGATCTCCAAGATGCTCTCTACTTGGCTGATGACTTTCTCAATGAACTCTCCACTAAAGCTGCCACTGCTACTCCGAGGGATCCAGGTAATTCTTATGACTGGTCTCGCCCTGTTGATTCAATTATTGAAGATAGTGGTGTCAATGTCATTGAAAATATAGTTGGCACACTAGAGTCTCTTGTTGAACGAAAAGATAAACTTGGTCTGGACAAGAGTGTCAAGTTGGATACATCATGGAGACTTCCATCCACATCTCTCGTTGTTAGCTCTGACGTATTTGGTCGGGACAAAGACAAGGAGAACATAATCGAATTGCTGTTAGATGATACCTGCGATGCTGAATCACTTGTGACTGTGATTCCCATTGTGGGTATGGGCGGGATAGGAAAAACTACTTTGGCTCAATTGGTTTACAATGATGCCAAAGTCATGGGAAAATTTGACACTAGAGCATGGGTGTGTGTTCCTGAAAATCCTGACCTTGTTCATCTTACAAGGACTATAATAGGGGCAATAGATTCTTCTCCCCGTGACCAGGATAATTTTGATTTACTTCAGACTAATTTGAAGGAAAAATTGACAGGAAAGACCTTTTTGATTGTTTTAGATGATGTCTGGCATGATCAACGAGATATGTGGGAGGATTTCCTAAAACCTTTTCGGTATGGGAATAATGGGAGTAAGATTCTCCTAACAACCCGTAACGAAAATGTTGCTTCTGTGTTTGCACCAAACAATCTACATTATCGACTAAATTTATTGTCGAAGGAAGATTGTTGGTTGTTGTTTTTGAAGCATTCATCTGTTTCTACTAATTCTAAACAATATACAACTCTAGAAATAATTGGTAGAAAAATTGTTGAAAAGTGTAAAGGATTACCTTTGGCAGTGAAGACACTTGGAGGTTTATTGCGCAACAAGCATAATGAAGGGGATTGGGAGAATGTACTTAAAAGTGAAATTTGGGAACTCTCCAACAGTAAAATTGTTCCTGCATTAAGAGTTAGTTATCACTATCTCCCTTCACATTTGAAGCGGTGTTTTGTTTATTGCTCATTATATCCTCAAGATTATGAATTTGACAAAGacaatttaattttgttatggATGGCAGAAGATCTTTTACAattaaagaaaaacaacacattaaaaaatattggtTGTGCATATTTTGATGAATTAGTTGCAAGGTCATTTTTTCAACCTTCTAATGCTGAGAGAGGGTTATTTGTAATGCATGATCTCATGCATGATCTAGCAACGTTCTTTGCTGGAAAATTCTATTTCAAACTCGAGCGATCTGAGAATCTACACAGGGTAGATAGCAAAATTTGTCATTTGTCATTTTCTTCAAGATCTAGGGATATCATCACGTCATTTGGAGAGGCCTGTAAGAGAGCAGTACACTTGAGAACAGCTTTAGATTTTTCTTCGCATCGTCAATCAATTGATGTTGTAAGCAAACCTTGGCTCTTACAACAACAATTGAGAGTTTTGTCATTTCGTATAAAGTCATTGCCTGAATCAATAGGTGAATTGATTTATTTGCGGTATTTAAATTTGTCTGGAGCACGTATTGTGACATTGCCAAAGTCAATATGTAAATTATACAATCTTCAAATATTGAAGTTGCGGGATTGTTATAAGCTAAAGATGCTTCCCAGCCGCATGCAAGATCTTGAGAATCTACACCACCTTGATATTCGAGGTGTTTCTCTTCTGAAAGAAATGCCGAAGAAAATGAGCAAGCTAAAGCATCTAAACTTCTTAAGTAATTATATCATCGGCGAGCATGAAGAGAATGGAATAAGAGAATTGGGAACACTGGACAATCTTCACGGCTCATTTCACATTCGCAACTTGGAGAAGATCAAGAATAGTGATGAAGCTTTGGAGGCAAAGATGGGTAACAAGAAGCACATCAACACTTTGAAATTGGAATGGCTTCCAGGAGGTTACACGGATAATGTCAAAACTGAAAGGCATATACTTGACGAGTTACAACCCCATGAAAACTTGAATAAGTTATCAATAAAGGGTTATCCGGGTAAAACATTCCCAGATTGGTTAGGCCTTTCTCGCTACTCCAGTATGACCGAATTGAGTCTGAATTCTGTGAGTTGTTGTAAGCTTCCTTCACTGGGACAGTTACCCTCTTTACAGCATCTGGagttatctaattttaattggTTGGTGGAAATTGGTTTAGAGTTTTACAACAAAAACGATGGATCATTTCAGCAGGAAACACCCTTCAAATCTCTTGAAACTCTGGTATTTAACAATATGTCTTGTTGGAAGGAGTGGCATTTTCCGGATGAGTTTGATGGTTTTCCAAAACTTAGAAGCCTTTCAATGAGATGCTGTCCGAAGTTAAGAGGAAGTCTGCCAGCTCACCTTCCGGCTCTGGAGGAACTTACGATTGCTAAATGTTCAAAGCTTGTATGTTCGCTGCCGAGGGCTCCCAAGATTCATCAATTACATTTTGGCAATTATAAGGCACAACCGCACAATTTAGACATTTCAGAAACCCATCTGGCCCAACCCGTGTTGGAGTGGGTCCCCCACCTGCAATCGCTACATGTTGAATGTCTGGAAATCTTGAAATGTTGGTCGCTGATATCAATTTCAGCAGATTATTTGCCGGCTTCACTAACGAAGATACATGTACAGGGGTGTGATTCACTGTCGTCGTTTCAATTGGGGCTCCTTCCAAATCTCAAGAAATTGACAATTATGGAATGCCGAAGCATGAAATGTGTTGTGGTGCCACAGGCTCTTCCAGGTCTCCGTTATTTAAGCATCTCACACTGCCGCAGTTTAGTATCCTTGCCGGCACTAGGGTTGGCTGCGCCTCACCTGGAGGAGCTGCATCTATGGAATTGCCCAGAAATCGATTGTTTTGCTGACGAGTGCCTCCCGGCGAGTTTGAAAACTCTTAAAGTCAAGCAATGCGAGAAACTAGCGAGCTGGATAACATCAAAGGGTTTGCAGAGTCAATTTACTTCACCCATACTGGTCACAAACAAGTTCTAA
- the LOC130948472 gene encoding probable LRR receptor-like serine/threonine-protein kinase At1g05700 → MANMIATSLFLLLGALSFIAMIQGQDQSGFISIDCGLPENYSYVEKNTGISYISDANFIDSGVSKIVSPRDKATHQQYFTYLRSFPYGTRNCYRINNVTINTVYLIRTSFLYGNYDGLNKLPQFEVHFGTNLWDTLKFSDASVSIYRELVYSATRDYVDICLVTISTGTPFISAIELRIIKKNNGPSSYSLARLKGLDLGSKNNSTCRYRDDIYDCLWEPYSVNGWRQLISTNIDPNPSQEKAYFDKNYVPPASVMRTAATPRNARDSLDFYFQFDYVAHIYVVRFYFAEVQKLSANEIRSFNISVNGNYWEGPIVPTYKTVFYDFQSTYFERVSEYRFSLLPTEFSTLPPITNAIEIFLIKDFSQPQTQNDQVDAMRNIKIAYKVSKNWQGDPCAPVAYKWDGLNCSSVGTLKITALNLSSSGLTGQIVSYISKLTDLESLDLSNNSLNGEIPDFLADLPSLKVLNLHNNNLTGQVPNALIQRSSEGVLSLRLGQNPNLLCESALCDQQTKDKSKKNNTVIYVLASISAILVLLLLVLATVNIIYIKKRKPKDYFKVHKEFSDQTGSQLESKRRRYSFNEVSNMTNNFERVLGRGGFGTVYYGIIDDIQVAVKMLSQSSVQGYQQFLAEVNILMRVHHRNLTSLIGYCNEETNIALIYEYMENGNLEEHLLEKNSRTRLFNWEERLTIAMDAAQGLEYLHNGCKPPIIHRDVKCTNILLNEIFQAKMSDLGLSRSFPVDGGTHVTTVIAGTPGYLDPEYQVSNRLTEKSDVYSFGVVLLEIITGKPAILKAVEGKIHISEWVKSMLAKGDVKCIVDTRLQGDFESSSVWRAVEIAMASVSNKSSKRPYMTDIVTELKECLAMELARKHNSCETMTMSLATESESSSLASSIMMFKTEMAGS, encoded by the exons CGCCTCGAGATAAGGCTACTCATCAACAATATTTTACTTACCTTCGAAGCTTTCCTTATGGAACAAGAAACTGTTACAgaataaataatgtaaccatcaACACTGTATATTTAATCAGAACTAGTTTTTTGTATGGAAACTATGACGGTCTAAATAAGCTCCCACAGTTTGAAGTTCATTTTGGAACTAATTTGTGGGACACATTGAAATTCTCGGATGCATCAGTGAGCATATACAGAGAGCTCGTTTACTCTGCAACAAGGGATTATGTAGATATCTGTCTGGTTACCATAAGCACTGGCACACCATTCATTTCGGCTATAGAATTGAGGATTATTAAGAAGAATAATGGTCCCAGCTCTTACTCACTTGCACGTCTCAAAGGATTAGACTTGGGCAGCAAGAACAATTCAACATGCAG GTACAGAGATGACATATATGATTGCTTATGGGAGCCTTATTCCGTGAATGGGTGGAGACAGTTAATCAGCACAAATATTGATCCTAATCCAAGTCAGGAAAAGgcatattttgataaaaattatgTTCCACCAGCAAGTGTGATGAGAACAGCCGCTACACCAAGAAATGCAAGAGATTCTTTGGATTTCTACTTTCAGTTTGATTATGTTGCACACATATATGTTGTCAGATTCTATTTTGCTGAGGTACAAAAGCTGTCAGCAAATGAAATTAGATCATTCAACATCAGTGTCAATGGCAATTATTGGGAAGGACCCATTGTACCCACATACAAAACAGTTTTCTACGATTTTCAGAGTACATATTTTGAAAGAGTTAGTGAATATCGATTCTCACTTCTTCCTACAGAGTTCTCTACCCTTCCTCCTATCACCAACGCTATTGAGATTTTTCTTATTAAGGATTTCTCACAGCCACAAACTCAAAATGATCAAG TTGATGCTATGAGAAATATCAAGATTGCTTATAAGGTGTCAAAAAATTGGCAAGGAGATCCATGTGCCCCTGTAGCATACAAGTGGGACGGTCTAAATTGTAGTTCCGTTGGTACTTTAAAAATCACAGCCTT GAATTTGTCTTCTAGTGGACTAACGGGACAAATTGTATCTTATATCTCCAAGCTTACTGACTTAGAGTCCTT GGATTTATCAAATAATAGCTTAAACGGGGAGATACCTGATTTTCTGGCAGACCTGCCATCACTTAAAGTCCT AAACTTGCATAACAACAACCTCACAGGTCAAGTTCCGAATGCACTTATCCAAAGATCAAGTGAAGGAGTACTATCACTAAG GTTGGGGCAAAATCCAAATCTGCTATGTGAATCTGCTCTTTGTGACCAACAGACAAAGGATAAAAGCAAGAAAAATAACACAGTTATTTATGTACTAGCATCTATTTCTGCAATTTTGGTGCTTTTGCTGTTAGTTCTTGCAACGGTTAACATCATTTACATCAAAAAGAGAAAGCCAAAAG ATTATTTCAAAGTTCATAAGGAGTTTAGTGATCAAACTGGATCACAGTTGGAATCTAAGAGAAGACGGTATTCATTCAATGAAGTATCTAACATGACCAATAATTTCGAAAGAGTCCTCGGTAGAGGTGGATTTGGAACAGTTTACTATGGCATTATTGATGACATTCAAGTAGCTGTCAAGATGCTTTCGCAATCATCAGTACAAGGATATCAGCAATTTCTAGCAGAG GTTAACATTTTGATGAGGGTTCATCATAGGAATCTAACTTCCCTCATTGGATATTGCAACGAAGAAACCAACATAGCACTCATCTATGAATATATGGAAAATGGCAACTTAGAAGAACATCTTTTGG AGAAAAATAGCAGGACAAGGTTGTTCAATTGGGAAGAAAGGCTCACTATAGCTATGGATGCAGCCCAAG GACTTGAATATCTACATAACGGTTGTAAGCCACCTATAATCCACAGAGATGTGAAATGTACAAACATTTTACTAAATGAAATTTTCCAAGCGAAAATGTCTGACTTAGGTTTGTCCAGAAGCTTTCCGGTTGACGGCGGCACACATGTAACAACTGTCATTGCAGGGACTCCTGGTTACTTGGATCCAGA GTACCAAGTATCAAATAGGCTAACAGAGAAAAGTGATGTTTATAGTTTTGGGGTAGTTTTATTGGAGATAATCACAGGTAAACCAGCAATACTTAAAGCGGTTGAGGGGAAAATTCACATAAGTGAGTGGGTTAAATCTATGCTTGCAAAAGGTGATGTAAAATGTATTGTTGATACAAGATTACAAGGAGATTTTGAGAGTAGTTCTGTTTGGAGAGCTGTTGAAATAGCAATGGCTTCTGTGTCCAATAAGTCCTCCAAAAGACCATACATGACTGATATTGTGACCGAGCTAAAGGAATGTTTGGCTATGGAGTTGGCTCGAAAACATAACAGTTGCGAAACCATGACTATGAGTTTGGCTACAGAGTCAGAAAGCAGCTCCTTGGCTAGTTCCATAATGATGTTTAAAACAGAAATGGCTGGATCTTAA